One genomic window of Medicago truncatula cultivar Jemalong A17 chromosome 1, MtrunA17r5.0-ANR, whole genome shotgun sequence includes the following:
- the LOC11419224 gene encoding protein EXPRESSION OF TERPENOIDS 1, with the protein MAGFFSLSSGRGKEEAREQEENNNNSGNNNNQFLFRNEEIYNKGFEIWPQQHQQSSFHHHQQQHQQNINNFYSFGVGSSRRNDDNNNNNDNVSVSFSDESTRFGLTVMRSSSGGLGGGGMNCQDCGNQAKKDCPHLRCRTCCKSRGFQCQTHVKSTWVPAAKRRERQQQLTSLQQQNQQQQQQFHSSRRHRENQNDPSGASGSLTCTPVPITTTGLELGNFPPELNSPAVFRCVKVSAMDAQDERYAYQTAVNIGGRVFKGILYDQGLEGSYTSPNAAVAGGEGSTGGGGGSGGEGNQQNLITTTTTNVNNPFEYSSLYPAPLNAFMAGTQFFPPPRS; encoded by the exons ATGGCTGGTTTCTTCTCTCTAAGCAGTGGAAGAGGCAAAGAAGAAGCAAgagaacaagaagaaaataacaacaacagtggaaataataataatcagtTTTTGTTCAGAAACGAAGAGATCTACAACAAAGGTTTTGAGATATggccacaacaacatcaacaatcttcttttcatcatcatcaacaacaacatcaacaaaacattAACAATTTTTACTCTTTTGGTGTTGGAAGTTCGAGAAgaaacgacgacaacaacaacaacaacgacaacgtTTCTGTTTCATTTTCTGATGAATCAACAAGATTTGGTTTAACAGTTATGAGGTCTTCAAGTGGTGGTTTAGGTGGTGGTGGAATGAACTGTCAAGATTGTGGTAACCAAGCTAAGAAAGATTGTCCACATCTTAGATGTAGAACTTGTTGCAAGAGTCGAGGGTTTCAGTGTCAAACTCATGTGAAAAGTACTTGGGTTCCAGCTGCTAAACGCCGCGAACGGCAGCAACAACTCACGTCGTTGCAGCAACAAAatcagcagcagcaacaacagtTTCACTCATCAAGAAGACACagagaaaatcaaaatgatCCTTCTGGAGCTTCTGGTTCTCTAACTTGTACTCCAGTACCTATCACTACCACAG ggttgGAGTTGGGAAATTTTCCACCGGAGCTGAATTCACCGGCGGTGTTCCGGTGTGTAAAAGTGAGTGCAATGGATGCACAAGACGAACGTTATGCTTATCAAACTGCTGTTAACATAGGAGGAAGAGTTTTCAAGGGAATTTTGTATGATCAAGGACTTGAAGGTAGCTACACTAGTCCAAATGCTGCTGTTGCTGGTGGCGAGGGTTCTACCGGTGGCGGCGGTGGAAGTGGCGGCGAAGGAAATCAacaaaatctcataacaaccacAACAACAAATGTTAACAATCCATTTGAGTATTCTTCACTATATCCAGCTCCTCTTAATGCTTTCATGGCTGGTACGCAATTCTTCCCACCTCCAAGATCCTAA